The following proteins are co-located in the Camelina sativa cultivar DH55 chromosome 12, Cs, whole genome shotgun sequence genome:
- the LOC104729551 gene encoding purple acid phosphatase 25-like, translating to MRMNIVILAFVFLNITTVIHGGITSKFVRQAQPSNEMPLSTFPSPAGHNAPEQVHIVQGDYNGRGIIISWVTPLNLANSNVVTYWKTVDGDVKPEKKRTHASTSSYRFYDYTSGFLHHATIKGLEYDTKYIYEVGSNETVRQFNFTTPPKVGPDVPYTFGIIGDLGQTYASKKTLYHYMSNPKGQAVLFPGDLSYADNHPNHDQRKWDSWGRFVEPCAAYQPFIYAAGNHEVDFVPNIGEPHAFKPFIHRYHNSYKASKSISPLWFSIRRASAHIIVFSSYSAYGKYTPQYVWLEQELKKVNREETPWLIVMVHAPWYNSNNYHYMEGESMRVMFEPWFVNNKVDLVISGHVHSYERSHRISNIKYNITNALSSPVKDPSAPIYITIGDGGNIEGIANSFTDPPPSYSAYREASFGHAVLDILNRTHALYTWHRNQDNEPVAADSIMLHNRHFFPVEELTSDNRV from the exons ATGAGGATGAACATAGTTATACTTGCTTTTGTGTTCCTAAACATTACCACCGTGATCCACGGTGGTATAACGAGCAAATTTGTTCGACAAGCTCAACCATCAAACGAGATGCCTCTCTCAACTTTTCCATCTCCGGCTGGTCACAATGCGCCTGAACAG GTCCATATCGTTCAAGGAGATTACAATGGACGTGGCATCATCATCTCGTGGGTAACACCGTTAAATCTAGCTAATTCTAACGTCGTTACTTACTGGAAGACCGTTGATGGCGACGTGAAGCcagaaaagaagagaactcaTGCCTCCACATCGTCTTACCGATTCTATGACTATACTTCTGGCTTTCTTCATCACGCCACCATTAAAGGACTCGAG TACGATACCAAGTACATCTATGAAGTTGGTAGTAATGAAACCGTTAGACAATTCAACTTTACTACTCCTCCAAAGGTTGGACCAGACGTTCCATACACATTCGGCATTATTG GTGATCTTGGACAAACTTATGCTTCTAAAAAGACATTGTATCATTACATGTCAAACCCTAAAGGACAAGCCGTTCTTTTTCCTGGAGATTTATCTTACGCAGACAACCACCCGAACCATGACCAACGAAAGTGGGATTCTTGGGGAAGATTTGTAGAGCCTTGTGCTGCTTACCAACCCTTCATCTATGCTGCCGGCAACCACGAAGTTGATTTTGTCCCAAACATA GGAGAGCCTCATGCCTTCAAGCCCTTTATTCACCGTTACCATAACTCCTACAAAGCTTCGAAGAGTATTTCTCCTCTTTGGTTCTCTATTAGACGTGCCTCTGCTCACATCatcgtcttctcttcttactCTGCCTACG GAAAATACACACCTCAATACGTGTGGCTCGAGCAAGAGTTGAAGAAGGTGAACAGAGAAGAGACTCCGTGGTTGATTGTCATGGTTCACGCGCCGTGGTATAACAGCAACAACTACCATTACATGGAAGGTGAAAGCATGAGAGTAATGTTTGAGCCGTGGTTTGTTAACAACAAAGTTGATTTGGTTATATCCGGTCACGTCCATTCTTATGAGAGATCCCACCGTATCTCCAATATCAAATATAACATCACCAATGCCTTGAGCTCTCCTGTGAAAGATCCTTCTGCCCCGATTTACATCACTATAGGAGATGGAGGAAACATTGAAGGAATTGCAAATAG ttttactGATCCGCCACCAAGTTATTCAGCGTATAGAGAAGCTAGTTTTGGTCATGCGGTTTTGGATATTTTGAATAGAACTCATGCGTTATACACATGGCATAGAAATCAAGATAATGAACCTGTGGCCGCTGACTCAATTATGTTACATAACAGACATTTTTTCCCGGTGGAAGAATTGACATCCGACAATAGGGTCTGA